The Planctomycetota bacterium genome segment GGAAAAGGCAGGAGAAAGGCGCACGGGAAGGGCCGCGCCCGCCGCATCGTCCCCGCCCCGCCGCCCGAACCCGCCGGCCGCACGCCCCCGGAAGCCCAGCTCCAGGAGCGCCGTCGCCGCGAGGAGGAAATCCTCCGCCAGCAGGAAGGCGAAGAATACGGCGCCGGCGGGATCTGATCCGGCGGCCCATAACGTTTTCGCCGGTTCCGGCTCCGTAAGACGGTTACGGGATGCGTTTTCCTGCCGCGCGCGCCTCGCGCGGGATAAACCCTGGAGGCTCCGCCATGCGCCACCCTTCCAAACCCCTCGTGCTCGTCATGGACAAGGATTCCACCGAACTGACCGACCTCTACGCCCTCCTGGACCGCGAGGGGTATCTCGTGGCGACGCGGTTGTCGGGCATTGAAGCGCTGAAGTACGTCTCCCAGCACAAGCCGGAGCTCGTGGTCATCAGCGGACGCAGCATCTCCGAGGAGGAACTGAGCATTCTTGAGCGCACCAAGAGCATTTCGCCCCGCACCCACGTGGTGCTTCTGTGCTCCCACGGCGGATGGCCGCAATTCATGGACGTCGTGGAGCGGGGCGGCGACGACCTCATCCTCAAGCCGTTCAAGAACGAGGAAGTCCTGA includes the following:
- a CDS encoding response regulator yields the protein MRHPSKPLVLVMDKDSTELTDLYALLDREGYLVATRLSGIEALKYVSQHKPELVVISGRSISEEELSILERTKSISPRTHVVLLCSHGGWPQFMDVVERGGDDLILKPFKNEEVLNAVRRATDRARQERPVSESASAF